A window of Juglans regia cultivar Chandler chromosome 7, Walnut 2.0, whole genome shotgun sequence contains these coding sequences:
- the LOC108986361 gene encoding protein INVOLVED IN DE NOVO 2-like isoform X2: MGCSSDEDTDISESEIDEYEGKSYEELKNGNHSFKNSDETFCCPYCPKKKKRVYQYKELLQHASGVGKSSSEKRNTKEKANHLALVKYLENDLAGPSKPAGKSDPPIDCDHDEKIVWPWTGIVVNIPTRRTDEGRYVGESGSKMRDELKSRGFNPIRVHPLWNFRGHSGSAVVEFHKDWPGLHNAMSFERAYEADHHGKKDWYAKNSQKSGLYAWVARADDYHSTEIVGDHLRKIGDVRTISEIMEEEARKQDKLISNLTSTIELKNRHVKEMEERCSQTSVSLRNLIEEKDKLLQAYNEDIRKRQMSARDHFQRIFNDHEKIKLQLESHKKELEVRGIELEKRDAHNENESRKLAEEIEKNAIRNSSLQLASLEQEKADVNVLKLAEDQKRQKEKLHNRIILLEKQLDAKQALELEIEGLRGQLNVMKHMGDDEDVEVLIKVEAVLKQLREKEGELDHLEALNQALIVQERKSNVELQDARKELISVMVILGLREWENLTISHFIKQ; the protein is encoded by the exons ATGGGTTGCAGCTCAGACGAAGATACAGATATTAGTGAATCTGAAATTGATGAGTATGAAGGTAAATCTTATGAAGAATTGAAGAATGGGAATCACAGCTTCAAAAACTCGGACGAGACATTTTGTTGCCCATACTgcccaaagaagaaaaagcgGGTTTATCAATATAAGGAACTTCTTCAGCATGCTTCTGGGGTGGGAAAAAGTAGTTCAGAAAAGAGAAATACAAAAGAGAAGGCTAATCACCTtgctttggtgaaatatttggaaaatgatttagcGGGTCCATCAAAACCTGCTGGCAAGAGTGATCCTCCAATTGACTGTGACCACGATGAGAAAATTGTTTGGCCTTGGACAGGAATTGTTGTTAACATTCCTACAAGACGAACAGATGAGGGGCGATATGTTGGAGAAAGCGGATCCAAGATGAGAGACGAGTTGAAAAGTAGAGGGTTCAATCCAATAAGAGTCCACCCTCTCTGGAATTTTCGGGGTCATTCAGGAAGTGCTGTTGTGGAATTCCACAAAGATTGGCCTGGGTTACATAATGCTATGTCATTTGAGAGAGCTTATGAGGCAGATCATCATGGGAAAAAGGACTGGTATGCGAAGAATAGCCAAAAATCTGGTCTCTATGCTTGGGTTGCTCGTGCAGATGACTACCATTCAACCGAAATTGTTGGGGACCACCTACGAAAGATTGGAGATGTTAGAACCATTTCTGAAATTATGGAGGAAGAAGCCCGGAAACAGGATAAACTTATATCTAATCTGACAAGCACTATTGAGCTGAAGAACAGGCACGTGAAAGAGATGGAGGAAAGATGTAGTCAGACTTCAGTCTCCCTTCGGAACTTAATAGAAGAGAAAGATAAGCTCCTTCAAGCTTATAATGAAG ATATAAGAAAAAGACAAATGAGTGCAAGGGATCACTTTCAGAGGATTTTTAATGACCACGAAAAGATTAAATTGCAACTGGAATCTCACAAAAAAGAACTTGAGGTGCGTGGGATAGAATTGGAAAAGCGTGATGCACATAACGAAAATGAAAGCCGGAAGCTTGCTGAAGAAATTGAAAAG AATGCCATTAGAAATAGCTCCCTGCAATTGGCCTCTCTGGAGCAGGAAAAGGCTGATGTAAATGTATTGAAACTGGCTGAAGATCAGAAG AGGCAAAAGGAAAAACTTCATAACAGAATAATTCTACTGGAAAAGCAACTAGATGCAAAACAAGCACTGGAGTTGGAAATAGAGGGATTGAGAGGGCAATTAAATGTCATGAAGCACATGGGAGATGATGAAGATGTAGAAGTTCTGATAAAGGTGGAGGCAGTACTTAAACAGTTGCGTGAAAAAGAAGGAGAACTTGACCATTTAGAAGCTCTGAACCAAGCTCTAATAGTGCAGGAGCGCAAGAGCAATGTTGAGCTGCAAGATGCTCGAAAAGAATTAATTAGT GTCATGGTGATATTGGGGTTAAGAGAATGGGAGAACTTGACAATAAGCCATTTCATCAAGCAATGA
- the LOC108986361 gene encoding protein INVOLVED IN DE NOVO 2-like isoform X1, with protein sequence MGCSSDEDTDISESEIDEYEGKSYEELKNGNHSFKNSDETFCCPYCPKKKKRVYQYKELLQHASGVGKSSSEKRNTKEKANHLALVKYLENDLAGPSKPAGKSDPPIDCDHDEKIVWPWTGIVVNIPTRRTDEGRYVGESGSKMRDELKSRGFNPIRVHPLWNFRGHSGSAVVEFHKDWPGLHNAMSFERAYEADHHGKKDWYAKNSQKSGLYAWVARADDYHSTEIVGDHLRKIGDVRTISEIMEEEARKQDKLISNLTSTIELKNRHVKEMEERCSQTSVSLRNLIEEKDKLLQAYNEDIRKRQMSARDHFQRIFNDHEKIKLQLESHKKELEVRGIELEKRDAHNENESRKLAEEIEKNAIRNSSLQLASLEQEKADVNVLKLAEDQKRQKEKLHNRIILLEKQLDAKQALELEIEGLRGQLNVMKHMGDDEDVEVLIKVEAVLKQLREKEGELDHLEALNQALIVQERKSNVELQDARKELISGLNEIAGHGDIGVKRMGELDNKPFHQAMKRKYNEDEADERASELCSLWEEYLKDPDWHPLKITMVEGKHQNVIDAEDDKLKGLRNELGDEVYKAVTTALMEINEYNPSGRYITSELWNYREGKRATLEEGVIFILNQWRIAKRKRGMS encoded by the exons ATGGGTTGCAGCTCAGACGAAGATACAGATATTAGTGAATCTGAAATTGATGAGTATGAAGGTAAATCTTATGAAGAATTGAAGAATGGGAATCACAGCTTCAAAAACTCGGACGAGACATTTTGTTGCCCATACTgcccaaagaagaaaaagcgGGTTTATCAATATAAGGAACTTCTTCAGCATGCTTCTGGGGTGGGAAAAAGTAGTTCAGAAAAGAGAAATACAAAAGAGAAGGCTAATCACCTtgctttggtgaaatatttggaaaatgatttagcGGGTCCATCAAAACCTGCTGGCAAGAGTGATCCTCCAATTGACTGTGACCACGATGAGAAAATTGTTTGGCCTTGGACAGGAATTGTTGTTAACATTCCTACAAGACGAACAGATGAGGGGCGATATGTTGGAGAAAGCGGATCCAAGATGAGAGACGAGTTGAAAAGTAGAGGGTTCAATCCAATAAGAGTCCACCCTCTCTGGAATTTTCGGGGTCATTCAGGAAGTGCTGTTGTGGAATTCCACAAAGATTGGCCTGGGTTACATAATGCTATGTCATTTGAGAGAGCTTATGAGGCAGATCATCATGGGAAAAAGGACTGGTATGCGAAGAATAGCCAAAAATCTGGTCTCTATGCTTGGGTTGCTCGTGCAGATGACTACCATTCAACCGAAATTGTTGGGGACCACCTACGAAAGATTGGAGATGTTAGAACCATTTCTGAAATTATGGAGGAAGAAGCCCGGAAACAGGATAAACTTATATCTAATCTGACAAGCACTATTGAGCTGAAGAACAGGCACGTGAAAGAGATGGAGGAAAGATGTAGTCAGACTTCAGTCTCCCTTCGGAACTTAATAGAAGAGAAAGATAAGCTCCTTCAAGCTTATAATGAAG ATATAAGAAAAAGACAAATGAGTGCAAGGGATCACTTTCAGAGGATTTTTAATGACCACGAAAAGATTAAATTGCAACTGGAATCTCACAAAAAAGAACTTGAGGTGCGTGGGATAGAATTGGAAAAGCGTGATGCACATAACGAAAATGAAAGCCGGAAGCTTGCTGAAGAAATTGAAAAG AATGCCATTAGAAATAGCTCCCTGCAATTGGCCTCTCTGGAGCAGGAAAAGGCTGATGTAAATGTATTGAAACTGGCTGAAGATCAGAAG AGGCAAAAGGAAAAACTTCATAACAGAATAATTCTACTGGAAAAGCAACTAGATGCAAAACAAGCACTGGAGTTGGAAATAGAGGGATTGAGAGGGCAATTAAATGTCATGAAGCACATGGGAGATGATGAAGATGTAGAAGTTCTGATAAAGGTGGAGGCAGTACTTAAACAGTTGCGTGAAAAAGAAGGAGAACTTGACCATTTAGAAGCTCTGAACCAAGCTCTAATAGTGCAGGAGCGCAAGAGCAATGTTGAGCTGCAAGATGCTCGAAAAGAATTAATTAGT GGCTTGAATGAAATAGCAGGTCATGGTGATATTGGGGTTAAGAGAATGGGAGAACTTGACAATAAGCCATTTCATCAAGCAATGAAGAGAAAGTATAACGAGGATGAAGCAGATGAGAGAGCATCAGAACTGTGCTCATTATGGGAAGAATATTTGAAAGACCCTGACTGGCATCCTCTTAAAATTACCATGGTTGAAGGGAAACATCAG AATGTTATAGATGCTGAAGATGATAAATTGAAAGGTCTGAGGAACGAATTGGGTGATGAAGTTTACAAGGCTGTGACTACAGCTTTAATGGAGATAAATGAATACAATCCAAGTGGGCGGTATATAACATCAGAATTGTGGAACTACAGGGAGGGAAAAAGAGCTACACTCGAAGAAGGAGTCATATTTATACTGAACCAATGGAGAATAGCTAAACGCAAAAGGGGAATGAGTTAA